In Spiroplasma sp. SV19, one DNA window encodes the following:
- a CDS encoding Mbov_0399 family ICE element protein has translation MKILLSILLGNTLITTPIMSFSGQTLSNIFYANNNSPFYPNIILHPNINLSVYKGTNSWWTELNDINGHTNTNIQIPKYAKDQATFLKYYKSITFEFKAVSGSSGFGRNQSYTGPITIALSNNDSSYSFFNWSQKGRQNQASNQAKVSLNWTWPVPDRLTTLNINFYVLCWLYQGGNSAWTDSTSRLSVSKITINSNQNLLTIKNNLQTNLSRPINFISDYSGAIDDKRNITDPTGKGNDLTAKINTIITNVLGDEYYLWKQYIQPYSFNNSTRQATVVIKFVNPTSQQQEVWTFSTQIKITLSASYWRKSLNERLHIMPGQIVNPIDSTKGMIPDSGIQLEPSKVTDNYGGTLRYHTTVSLEFDGALNNSEWLEINGVKVDVLDNKFITTLLDKRVAGQTINTYDIIVHHDDDQSKTQYQIKIVIETLIPDLKLKWYAWDPTKNPGQNILITPNLADGKPNPKYDKEINSETGTKTQIIWVKNKSSVPFALDPLNQFGEVINPNINPQDYDLGFIAEGAVAGKGVNQTFSNPNITAVYRKGVDPNLLPFSNPTPRQKDKEITSDGVNQYWSDSGIWHYVEKLYDQSTAQKFMIIGADYSEKYPRFLDVLNNSNIAVDFWTTIHGVHLKNYLAKWKNLNSTDIGQLSYEQVMSYWKEYTSDVIAQRIPPDPNPANYVDITGNLPIIKMNETEINVIANNIIEAVNKYMMLKAPKVKLNSDYNVYSLDGKDITVDKRGLKVLLQNKTTPQYLELRVKASPTSTLLIGTASVQVRNSVSYDPVTVRDLSKIKFNQYKYNFNSFTAEELRNWIYQDVDNYMKIYGYNDIILNQDYGVSGNKIPRADPVTHHNTPGDLNDVLLNNFLNNISGIKTLTLIIYADNASDKTTGYSYHQLINDPESKPVPPTPPLPPNPDANPESPHSKKYLSWLLPVILCPLIVVSIGMIWLIIRKRKRIK, from the coding sequence TTGAAAATTTTATTATCAATATTATTAGGTAATACATTGATAACAACACCAATAATGTCATTTTCAGGCCAAACATTATCTAATATCTTTTATGCAAATAATAACTCACCATTTTATCCAAATATTATTTTACATCCTAATATTAATTTGAGTGTTTATAAAGGAACAAATTCCTGATGAACAGAATTGAATGATATTAATGGTCATACTAATACTAATATTCAAATTCCAAAATATGCTAAAGACCAAGCAACCTTTCTAAAATATTACAAGTCAATTACTTTTGAATTTAAGGCAGTATCAGGTTCATCTGGTTTTGGTAGAAATCAAAGTTATACTGGTCCGATTACAATTGCTTTATCAAATAATGATTCAAGTTATTCGTTTTTTAATTGATCACAAAAGGGCAGACAAAACCAAGCATCGAACCAAGCAAAGGTAAGTCTTAATTGAACTTGACCAGTTCCTGACCGCTTAACTACTTTAAACATTAATTTTTATGTTTTATGTTGGTTATACCAAGGGGGTAATTCAGCATGAACTGATTCAACAAGTCGCTTATCTGTATCAAAAATAACGATTAATTCAAATCAAAATTTATTGACAATTAAAAATAATTTGCAAACAAATTTATCGCGACCAATCAATTTTATTTCAGACTATTCGGGAGCAATTGATGATAAAAGAAATATCACAGATCCAACGGGAAAAGGAAATGATTTAACAGCAAAGATAAATACAATTATTACCAATGTTTTAGGAGATGAATATTATCTTTGAAAACAATATATTCAACCGTATTCCTTCAATAATTCAACCAGACAAGCAACGGTAGTTATCAAATTTGTTAATCCAACTTCACAACAGCAAGAAGTGTGAACATTTTCAACACAAATTAAAATCACATTGTCTGCAAGTTATTGAAGAAAATCATTAAATGAAAGATTGCATATTATGCCTGGGCAAATTGTCAATCCAATTGATTCAACCAAAGGGATGATTCCTGATAGCGGTATTCAGTTAGAACCTAGTAAAGTAACTGACAATTATGGTGGAACATTAAGATATCATACGACAGTGTCGTTGGAATTTGATGGTGCTTTAAATAATAGTGAATGATTAGAAATAAATGGGGTAAAAGTTGATGTTTTAGACAATAAATTTATTACAACATTATTAGATAAGAGAGTTGCTGGTCAAACGATTAATACATATGATATTATTGTTCATCATGATGATGACCAATCCAAAACCCAGTATCAAATAAAAATTGTGATTGAAACTTTAATTCCTGATTTAAAATTGAAATGATATGCATGAGATCCTACTAAAAATCCCGGACAAAATATTTTAATTACACCAAATTTAGCAGATGGAAAACCCAATCCAAAATATGATAAAGAAATTAATTCTGAAACAGGAACTAAAACTCAAATAATTTGAGTTAAAAATAAATCATCAGTGCCGTTTGCCTTAGATCCGTTAAATCAATTTGGCGAAGTGATTAATCCCAATATAAATCCGCAGGATTATGATTTAGGATTCATTGCCGAAGGAGCGGTTGCTGGAAAGGGTGTTAACCAAACTTTTAGTAACCCAAATATTACAGCAGTTTATCGCAAGGGAGTTGATCCTAATTTACTACCTTTTTCTAATCCAACGCCAAGACAAAAAGATAAGGAGATAACGTCTGATGGGGTAAACCAGTATTGAAGTGATAGTGGGATTTGACATTATGTTGAAAAGTTATATGATCAATCAACAGCGCAAAAATTTATGATTATTGGGGCGGATTATTCGGAAAAATATCCGCGGTTTTTAGATGTGTTAAATAATTCTAATATTGCTGTTGATTTTTGAACAACAATTCATGGGGTACATTTGAAAAACTATTTAGCTAAATGAAAAAATTTAAATTCGACTGATATTGGTCAATTAAGTTATGAGCAAGTAATGAGTTATTGAAAAGAATATACCTCGGATGTTATTGCCCAACGGATTCCCCCTGATCCCAATCCGGCAAATTATGTTGATATCACCGGGAATCTACCCATCATTAAAATGAACGAGACAGAAATAAACGTTATTGCAAATAATATAATCGAAGCGGTAAATAAATATATGATGTTGAAAGCACCGAAAGTAAAGTTAAATTCTGATTACAATGTTTATTCCCTTGATGGCAAAGATATTACTGTTGATAAAAGGGGATTAAAGGTTTTATTACAAAACAAAACAACACCACAATATTTAGAATTAAGGGTAAAGGCAAGCCCCACTTCAACATTGTTAATTGGAACAGCTAGTGTTCAAGTTAGAAATTCAGTTTCTTATGATCCTGTGACAGTAAGGGATTTAAGTAAAATTAAATTCAATCAATATAAATATAATTTTAATAGTTTTACTGCTGAAGAATTACGAAACTGAATTTACCAAGATGTTGATAATTATATGAAAATATATGGTTACAATGATATTATTTTAAATCAAGATTATGGTGTTTCGGGCAATAAAATTCCAAGGGCAGATCCTGTTACCCATCATAATACTCCTGGTGATTTGAATGATGTTTTACTAAATAACTTTTTAAATAATATTAGTGGGATTAAAACATTAACTTTAATTATTTATGCTGATAATGCTAGTGATAAAACAACAGGGTATTCATATCATCAATTAATTAATGACCCAGAAAGTAAACCAGTTCCACCAACACCACCATTACCACCTAATCCGGATGCTAATCCAGAAAGCCCACATAGTAAAAAATATTTATCATGATTGTTACCTGTAATTTTATGTCCATTAATAGTGGTTAGCATTGGGATGATATGGTTGATAATTCGAAAAAGAAAAAGAATTAAGTAA
- a CDS encoding Mbov_0401 family ICE element transposase-like protein, producing MGNNKEGINLLNFNMVKYVTDEKKKHNQLLLQSIKQQLEELDYQISNEKWRLKNGYIRNTLVPRTILTQEGPVTFRRTKYKYIGADGRWHYKYLLDDYIQLDKWQRLSLDFIIAILDHITSKQTYKNILAVFPNMDISERTISNIIKKYNIKELINESFKLQYEVPDSSKYEYIYILTDDTWEDLLVKNKSNECRYRLVTFHTGKDHNGRLLNKRQFYWSVPKGAKINTKKFVHEITNQLLKFYGISYKEKELFLCGDGAGWIKITAQELKSNYVLDYFHLSQYIHKAFNKKRHLNPAYRSLFDKIITEIKTEIIKGNVNKIITFLNDFKNITKYTEEFKIDLEHYNKLIRYLKNHQKGIESYQHQGYIGSCSEAMISHSIKAYMGYGAKIYKYESFNVILDLAMAQTNGLDPLKVLKDNIIAYHEQEIKYYRQNIWKWYQHWKKDYHKSYERNIELPVLRYKKTQIQDIIRNLLNKQK from the coding sequence ATGGGCAACAATAAAGAAGGTATTAATTTACTTAATTTTAATATGGTTAAGTATGTAACAGATGAAAAGAAAAAGCATAATCAACTGTTATTACAAAGTATTAAACAACAATTAGAAGAATTGGATTACCAGATTAGTAATGAGAAGTGGCGTTTAAAAAATGGTTATATTCGTAATACATTAGTACCGCGCACGATTTTAACACAAGAAGGACCTGTTACATTTCGCCGGACAAAGTATAAATATATTGGTGCAGATGGCCGTTGACATTACAAATATTTGTTAGACGATTACATTCAATTAGACAAATGACAACGATTATCATTAGATTTTATTATTGCCATTTTAGACCATATTACCTCTAAACAAACATATAAAAATATTTTAGCAGTTTTCCCAAATATGGATATTTCAGAACGAACAATTTCCAATATTATTAAAAAATATAATATTAAAGAATTAATTAATGAATCATTTAAGTTACAATACGAAGTACCAGATAGTAGTAAATATGAATATATTTATATTTTAACCGATGATACCTGAGAAGATTTATTAGTTAAAAATAAATCTAATGAGTGTCGTTATCGTTTAGTAACCTTTCATACTGGTAAAGATCATAATGGTCGATTATTGAATAAACGACAATTTTATTGATCAGTTCCAAAGGGAGCTAAAATAAATACGAAGAAATTTGTGCATGAAATTACTAACCAATTGTTGAAATTTTATGGGATATCGTATAAAGAAAAAGAATTATTTTTATGTGGTGATGGTGCAGGTTGAATTAAAATTACTGCGCAAGAATTAAAATCCAATTATGTTTTAGATTATTTTCATTTATCACAGTATATTCACAAAGCATTTAATAAAAAACGTCATTTAAACCCGGCATATAGAAGTTTATTTGATAAAATAATAACCGAAATTAAAACAGAAATTATCAAGGGTAATGTAAATAAAATAATTACTTTTTTAAATGATTTTAAAAATATTACAAAATATACAGAAGAATTTAAAATTGATTTAGAGCATTATAATAAGTTAATTCGTTATTTAAAGAATCATCAAAAAGGGATTGAGAGCTATCAACACCAGGGTTATATTGGTTCTTGTTCAGAAGCAATGATTTCGCATTCTATTAAAGCATATATGGGTTATGGAGCAAAAATTTATAAATATGAATCTTTTAATGTTATTTTAGATTTGGCAATGGCCCAAACCAATGGGTTGGATCCATTAAAAGTATTAAAAGATAATATTATTGCTTATCATGAGCAAGAAATTAAATATTATCGGCAAAATATTTGAAAATGATATCAGCATTGGAAAAAAGATTATCATAAATCTTATGAACGAAATATTGAACTTCCAGTTTTACGATATAAGAAAACTCAAATCCAAGATATAATTAGGAATTTACTTAATAAACAAAAATAA
- the infC gene encoding translation initiation factor IF-3, with protein sequence MNQPTKNNKNIEQVNYDIRAREVLIIMDDGSRIGPLGRNEAIRFAEEKGFDLLLVSAVSNPPVAKLVDYGKYKYEQKKKEKENKKNQHVTENKEMRLRTGIGDHDLEFKAKKVREFLMEGNRVKISLKFRGREVARPEFGKETLEKFFSYIEDLAKVEKEPQLNGLFLDMYVVPKK encoded by the coding sequence ATGAATCAACCTACTAAAAACAATAAGAATATTGAACAAGTGAATTATGATATTAGAGCACGAGAAGTTTTGATTATTATGGATGATGGTAGCAGAATTGGGCCATTGGGACGTAATGAAGCAATCCGTTTTGCTGAAGAAAAAGGCTTTGATTTATTACTAGTATCAGCAGTTTCAAATCCACCAGTAGCAAAACTAGTTGATTATGGCAAATATAAGTATGAACAAAAAAAGAAAGAAAAAGAAAATAAGAAAAATCAACATGTAACTGAAAATAAAGAAATGCGGTTACGAACTGGTATTGGTGATCATGATTTAGAATTTAAAGCAAAAAAAGTACGGGAATTTTTAATGGAAGGTAATCGTGTTAAAATTTCATTAAAGTTTCGTGGCCGTGAAGTTGCTCGACCTGAATTTGGGAAAGAAACATTAGAAAAATTCTTTAGTTATATTGAAGATTTAGCAAAAGTGGAGAAAGAACCCCAATTAAATGGTTTGTTTTTAGATATGTATGTTGTGCCAAAAAAATAA
- the rpmI gene encoding 50S ribosomal protein L35: MPKMKTKKSLAKRVKVTGTGKWKIAHAYTSHLAQNKSTKQKRHLRKAGVMDHTDQSRLKQLIQD; the protein is encoded by the coding sequence ATGCCAAAAATGAAGACAAAAAAATCTTTAGCAAAACGAGTAAAAGTGACTGGAACAGGAAAATGAAAAATTGCCCACGCTTATACTTCACATTTAGCACAAAATAAGTCAACAAAACAAAAGCGTCACTTACGTAAGGCTGGCGTAATGGATCATACTGATCAAAGTCGATTAAAACAATTAATACAAGATTAA
- the rplT gene encoding 50S ribosomal protein L20 produces the protein MARVKGGPTTRKRRKKIIKQAKGYFGTKSTHYKKAKEQVMKSLAYAFRDRKQRKRDFRSLWIQRINAAVREHDMSYSQFMNGLNKANIEVNRKMLSELAIHNPSEFKMLVDESKKR, from the coding sequence ATGGCAAGAGTTAAAGGTGGACCAACAACAAGAAAACGTCGTAAAAAAATTATTAAACAAGCAAAAGGATATTTTGGGACTAAATCAACCCATTACAAAAAAGCAAAAGAGCAAGTGATGAAATCATTGGCATATGCCTTTCGTGATCGTAAACAACGTAAAAGAGATTTTCGTTCATTATGAATTCAAAGAATTAACGCCGCTGTGCGCGAACATGATATGTCATATTCACAATTTATGAATGGTTTAAATAAGGCTAATATTGAAGTAAACCGTAAGATGTTATCAGAATTGGCAATTCATAATCCAAGCGAATTTAAAATGTTAGTGGATGAATCAAAAAAGCGTTAA
- the uvrC gene encoding excinuclease ABC subunit UvrC, whose translation MATKLSLKEQVEILPAKPGCYLFFNTYNQVLYVGKAKNLRSRVSSYFNKVYNYKTTRLVQEITRLETIITKTEKEALILEHNLIKQYKPKYNILLNDDKHYPYIVITKEQDPQYLYVRNVHNKYARCYGPFPEGSHAREIIKVLERLYPLRRCKGNLGKPCLYYHINQCSGACFKTVPKEYYTAMIKKVHAFFKGNFNETKELLEKRMLQAADNLQFEEAQKLKLLLRNLDWTLSSQTVEMLNQDDDLDVISLYQTDHNLLLTTLFYRAGKLSYKDYEYYQVTMEDNYQELYRLYLQNIYQKNILPTKIIVNETIALPELNLLFDNRVFHPQTKAEKTIMRLATDNSYESYLQLQSTAQRQLNSVEVLQELQKVLHLNELPYLIEMIDIANINDEFVTGGVIVYKNGRPSRNDYRKYNLNIAEQDDAHRIAAVVARRYQKIIETEQPLPNLIIMDGGIQQVNACCNELAKLNLTIPVIGLVKNNQHKTDHLLNLAKEKLYLDKSSRLFLFLTRMQDDVHHFAISSFRRRQTKALTTSILEAVPGLGPQRIKTLNLHFDSIGAMQKATSDELYQVLHNWKLVQTLRNFLENFGK comes from the coding sequence ATGGCAACAAAGTTATCATTAAAAGAACAAGTTGAGATTTTACCAGCAAAGCCAGGATGCTATTTATTTTTTAATACTTATAATCAAGTGTTATATGTTGGTAAAGCAAAAAATTTACGTAGTCGGGTTAGTTCCTACTTTAATAAAGTTTATAATTATAAAACAACACGGTTAGTCCAAGAAATTACACGCTTAGAAACAATTATTACCAAAACAGAAAAAGAAGCTTTAATTTTAGAACATAATTTAATTAAACAGTATAAACCAAAATATAATATTTTATTAAATGATGACAAACATTATCCTTATATTGTGATTACAAAAGAACAAGACCCGCAATATTTATATGTTCGGAATGTTCATAACAAGTATGCACGTTGTTATGGCCCGTTTCCCGAAGGAAGTCATGCACGTGAGATTATTAAAGTGTTAGAACGATTATACCCGTTACGTCGTTGTAAAGGGAATCTTGGTAAACCGTGCTTATATTATCATATTAACCAATGTTCTGGAGCTTGTTTTAAAACCGTCCCAAAAGAATACTATACGGCAATGATTAAAAAGGTTCATGCTTTTTTTAAAGGAAATTTTAATGAAACAAAAGAACTATTAGAAAAACGAATGCTGCAAGCAGCAGATAACTTGCAATTTGAAGAAGCACAAAAGTTAAAATTATTACTTCGTAATTTAGATTGAACTTTATCTTCACAAACAGTTGAAATGTTAAACCAAGATGACGATTTAGATGTAATTAGTTTATATCAAACTGATCATAATTTATTATTAACAACATTGTTTTATCGGGCTGGAAAATTAAGTTATAAGGATTATGAATATTATCAAGTGACAATGGAAGATAACTACCAAGAACTATATCGATTGTATTTGCAAAATATTTATCAAAAGAATATTTTGCCAACTAAGATTATTGTTAATGAGACAATTGCATTACCAGAATTAAATTTACTATTTGATAATCGTGTTTTTCATCCCCAAACGAAAGCTGAAAAAACGATTATGCGGTTAGCAACTGATAACAGTTATGAGTCTTATTTGCAGTTACAATCAACAGCACAGCGACAACTAAATAGTGTTGAAGTATTACAAGAATTACAAAAGGTTCTACATTTAAACGAATTACCGTATTTAATTGAAATGATTGATATTGCCAATATTAATGATGAATTTGTAACTGGTGGGGTAATTGTTTATAAAAATGGCCGCCCATCACGAAATGATTATCGCAAATATAATCTTAATATTGCTGAGCAAGATGATGCTCATCGGATTGCAGCGGTTGTTGCCCGCCGATATCAAAAAATTATTGAAACTGAGCAACCCTTACCAAATTTAATTATTATGGATGGGGGAATTCAACAAGTTAATGCTTGTTGTAATGAATTGGCAAAATTAAATTTAACAATTCCTGTTATTGGGTTAGTTAAAAATAATCAACATAAAACAGATCATCTTCTTAATTTAGCAAAAGAAAAACTTTATTTAGATAAAAGTAGTCGCTTATTTTTATTTTTAACAAGAATGCAAGATGATGTTCATCACTTTGCAATTAGTAGTTTTCGTCGGCGTCAAACAAAGGCATTAACAACAAGTATTTTAGAAGCAGTTCCCGGATTGGGACCACAACGGATTAAAACCTTAAATCTTCATTTTGATAGTATCGGAGCAATGCAAAAAGCAACTTCTGATGAATTATATCAAGTTTTACATAATTGAAAACTTGTTCAAACATTACGAAATTTTTTGGAGAATTTTGGTAAATAG
- a CDS encoding DeoR/GlpR family DNA-binding transcription regulator translates to MHRVQRKDLLLEYLCQKPFHEMNHVLEYVSKFDISATTARRDLKELENESIITMSYGGINFLGVHNKSCSIDVRASSINFDKKMIIANKILNLLEKNDVIFVGAGSTCEVFVTLINKPVKIVTNSFRILQLAKDNVNVQYNVLIGGKLRDKSQAFYGSLCEESLSLIQFSKVIFSANTIDTTGAVYKSNEEEARVELAALARVQTKILLADSTKFDKVGFFKFYETKDVTYLVTDKPEVPKQYNLNVSII, encoded by the coding sequence ATGCATAGAGTCCAAAGAAAAGACTTATTATTAGAATATCTATGCCAAAAACCTTTCCACGAAATGAATCATGTTCTTGAGTATGTTTCAAAGTTTGATATTTCTGCAACAACAGCCCGTCGTGATTTGAAAGAACTTGAAAATGAAAGTATCATTACAATGTCTTATGGGGGGATTAATTTTTTAGGGGTTCACAATAAGTCTTGTAGTATTGATGTTCGTGCAAGTAGCATTAATTTTGATAAAAAGATGATTATTGCTAACAAGATTTTAAATCTTTTAGAAAAAAATGATGTTATTTTTGTGGGCGCTGGGTCGACTTGTGAAGTGTTTGTTACTTTAATTAATAAGCCAGTTAAAATTGTTACTAATTCATTTCGAATTTTACAATTAGCAAAAGACAATGTTAATGTCCAATATAATGTTTTAATTGGTGGTAAATTACGAGATAAATCACAGGCTTTTTATGGCTCACTTTGTGAAGAAAGTCTATCATTAATTCAATTTTCAAAAGTGATTTTTTCAGCAAATACAATTGATACAACAGGAGCAGTTTATAAAAGTAATGAAGAAGAGGCGCGGGTTGAATTAGCTGCCTTAGCACGAGTACAAACAAAAATTTTATTAGCAGATAGTACTAAATTTGATAAAGTGGGATTTTTTAAATTTTATGAAACAAAAGATGTGACATATTTGGTCACAGATAAACCTGAAGTTCCTAAACAATATAATTTAAATGTTAGTATTATCTAA
- a CDS encoding MurR/RpiR family transcriptional regulator codes for MQLRTNILEKLEEIVNRNDDTVNGIIAQTILNFAKLQNESFIINDVAETSHTSVSSVTKFCKMLGFTGWKEFYIFFRYELDNVRKLNQLHRINPLENTVKDLVSNHTIMMTKLLNENLTSILELKTMLKATKKVYLIGEHTHLDLLINFYHQLLGLGFDTSMTTHDFIAKKFLEKITKDDLVLWIVIDSNQTYLFNVLKHTDKPLPCDNIKFILKENSPILETNLTTRAPIIINDRRKMYTHQIIYNHLFIIFNAVLTMLN; via the coding sequence ATGCAATTGAGAACTAATATTCTTGAGAAGTTAGAGGAAATTGTTAATCGTAATGATGATACTGTTAATGGTATTATTGCACAAACTATTTTAAATTTTGCTAAGTTACAAAACGAAAGTTTTATTATTAATGATGTTGCAGAAACATCACATACAAGTGTCTCGTCGGTAACAAAGTTTTGTAAAATGCTAGGTTTTACTGGTTGGAAAGAATTTTATATTTTCTTTCGTTATGAATTAGATAATGTGCGAAAACTTAATCAATTACATCGTATTAATCCGTTAGAAAATACAGTTAAAGACTTAGTGTCAAATCATACAATTATGATGACAAAATTATTAAATGAAAATTTAACATCAATTTTAGAATTAAAAACAATGCTAAAAGCAACAAAGAAAGTTTACTTAATTGGTGAACACACACATTTAGATTTATTAATTAATTTTTATCATCAATTATTAGGGTTAGGGTTTGATACAAGTATGACAACCCATGATTTTATTGCAAAAAAGTTTTTAGAAAAAATAACAAAAGATGATCTTGTTCTTTGAATTGTGATTGATAGTAATCAAACTTATTTATTCAATGTTTTGAAACATACAGATAAACCATTACCTTGCGATAATATTAAATTTATTTTAAAAGAAAACTCACCGATCTTAGAGACAAATTTAACAACAAGAGCGCCAATCATTATTAATGATCGGCGCAAAATGTATACCCACCAAATAATTTATAACCATTTATTTATTATCTTTAATGCAGTTTTAACAATGCTTAATTAA
- a CDS encoding hemolysin family protein, with product MMDTATALAVLLPIMIILLIFSSFFSASETAITSINVIRLKQMAKNNVSRRKNKTTNKNIRKAKRVYKLVKDYDRTLATILIANTLINTALATIGTLFFATLISNTETATWVSTIVIGFTVLIFGELVPKTIAKTFPEKFSIFSAYILWIWKILFYPFTWVLILRKQKEGVSTTENELLELISTIESEGVLEKNEKELIESAITFDEKTIGSIMRPKEKVKAIYSNTTWRELQRFYKEERFTRMPVLTPETEKVIGILNIKDVFIAVIDHQEVEIKKLVSEPIFFSRYLKLDDALELFQQEQLHMAIVSTNTDSNDFLGVVTMEDILEELVGEIYDEDDETGQVKEIGHHMFWIHGSTAVKKVFQKYLHLAAPPASAGQTLCQWFAQQTGYDLTKPKNEIKEFVYNNYAFRVNDEKEGKLTTKNIVFEIEILTNNNPIHDLED from the coding sequence ATGATGGATACGGCCACCGCGCTTGCTGTATTACTTCCAATAATGATTATTTTGTTAATTTTTTCGAGTTTTTTTTCCGCATCTGAAACCGCAATTACTTCAATTAATGTAATCCGCTTGAAACAAATGGCGAAAAATAATGTTAGTAGGCGTAAAAACAAGACCACAAATAAAAATATTCGTAAAGCAAAACGCGTTTATAAATTAGTAAAAGATTATGATCGTACTTTAGCAACAATATTAATTGCTAATACTTTAATTAATACTGCTTTAGCAACAATTGGAACCTTGTTTTTTGCAACCTTAATTAGTAATACTGAAACAGCAACATGAGTTTCAACCATTGTGATTGGTTTTACGGTGTTAATTTTTGGTGAATTAGTTCCAAAAACAATTGCAAAAACTTTTCCGGAAAAGTTTTCAATTTTTTCAGCTTATATTTTATGAATTTGAAAAATTTTGTTTTATCCATTTACATGGGTGTTAATTTTACGAAAACAAAAAGAAGGGGTTTCAACGACAGAAAATGAATTATTAGAATTAATTTCAACGATTGAATCAGAAGGGGTGTTAGAAAAAAACGAGAAAGAACTGATTGAATCAGCAATTACCTTTGATGAAAAAACGATTGGATCAATTATGCGGCCAAAAGAAAAAGTCAAGGCAATTTATAGTAATACAACATGGCGAGAATTACAACGTTTTTATAAAGAAGAACGTTTTACGAGAATGCCAGTTCTAACACCAGAAACAGAAAAAGTAATTGGTATTTTAAATATTAAGGATGTTTTTATTGCGGTAATTGATCATCAGGAAGTTGAAATTAAAAAGTTAGTTTCAGAACCAATCTTTTTTTCTCGTTATTTAAAATTAGATGATGCTCTAGAATTATTTCAACAAGAACAATTACATATGGCAATTGTAAGTACTAATACCGATAGTAATGATTTTCTTGGTGTTGTTACCATGGAAGATATTTTAGAAGAACTTGTTGGGGAAATTTATGATGAAGATGATGAAACAGGGCAAGTAAAAGAAATTGGCCATCATATGTTTTGAATTCATGGGAGTACTGCGGTTAAGAAAGTTTTTCAAAAGTACTTGCATTTAGCGGCCCCACCAGCAAGTGCTGGACAAACATTGTGTCAATGGTTTGCCCAACAAACGGGATATGATTTGACAAAACCCAAAAATGAAATCAAGGAATTTGTTTATAATAATTATGCCTTTCGGGTAAATGATGAAAAAGAAGGGAAATTAACAACAAAAAATATTGTTTTTGAAATTGAAATTTTAACAAATAATAATCCAATTCATGATTTAGAAGATTAA
- a CDS encoding MarR family transcriptional regulator, giving the protein MADKMGLEGELCQGRLFRYLGYINKAFSQQIENELQKQGYDDFQISNIWLLILIERYPTHTMNELAQVVNQSRANISIISKKLVQKGYIVKVHPENNKKVIYLTPTEKWLTLKPIVFMLVDELDQKIRQALSEPNYEILLADLEKIVAFFKSDIKLFSK; this is encoded by the coding sequence ATGGCGGATAAAATGGGCTTAGAAGGGGAATTATGCCAAGGAAGACTGTTCCGTTATCTTGGCTATATTAATAAAGCTTTCTCCCAACAAATTGAAAATGAATTACAAAAACAAGGTTATGATGATTTTCAAATTTCAAATATTTGATTATTAATTTTAATTGAGCGATATCCAACCCACACAATGAATGAATTAGCCCAAGTTGTTAATCAATCACGAGCTAATATTAGTATTATTTCTAAAAAATTAGTTCAAAAGGGGTATATTGTTAAAGTGCACCCAGAAAATAATAAGAAAGTAATTTATTTAACGCCAACAGAAAAGTGGTTAACATTAAAACCAATTGTTTTTATGTTGGTTGATGAGTTAGATCAAAAAATTAGACAAGCATTATCCGAACCAAATTATGAAATATTATTAGCTGATTTAGAAAAAATTGTGGCGTTTTTTAAGAGTGATATCAAATTATTTAGTAAATAA